CGACTATGGCGAGGCCGATGACGGACCGCGCACCTGGGAGGACCCGCAGGCTGTCCAGTTGACCGATCCCATATCTTTCGACAGTGCCTGGGGTATCGGCACGGCGGTCGTGAAGCTCCTGGAGTCCCTCGGGTACGACGTTGTACTGGCGGAGGAAGCGTCTGCCTGATAATCATCGGTCGCCCCTCGCATCCGCGGGTGACACTTGCGGTGCATCCTACCCATTTTGGCAAACCAGGACTGCAAGCCGGCAGAACGCCCTCCAAGCCGTCTCTCCGGCGCTGTTCCCGCTCCGATTGCGCCTTGACTCTATTGGCGGATGCAGCTACATTGTAGGTGCGTATACGAATACGCATCCTATGAAAGGGTCGTTGTGGCGGTTACGATGACGGACATCGCGCGGAGGGCCGGGGTCAGCCAGGCCACGGTTTCGCGGGTATTGAGCGGCAAGGGGTCCGCCGCACGGATTTCGGCTTCGACCCAGCGGAAGGTCCGTGAAATCGCCCGGGACCTGAACTTTCAGCCGTCGTTTGTGGGGCGGGCGCTGATCCGGGGCAGGACGCTTTCGATCGGGTTCATGTGCGGCAACCTGGGCAACCCGTACTATCACGAGATGGCTGAGATCGCCATGGCTGAGGCGGAGGCGAGGGGGTATCACCTGCTGATCGGCGTTTCGCCGTGGCAGAGCCACGCGGATGACCTGTCGCGGTTCGACGCCCTGATGTCGCGCGGGGTGGACGGGATGATCTTCTTCGGGTCGGCTTTGGAGGCCCAAACGCGGCAGTATCGCCAACTGGTTCGCGAGAGATTCCCACTGGTATGCGTAAATTATAAATTCGAGGGATTGTCATGCATCCTTTCGGATTTTCAGCCGGGGATGAACGAGGCGGTTTCGCACCTGAAGGCGGCGGGACACAGGCGGGTCGGCTACGTTGACGTCGACAATCCGGAGAAGCTG
Above is a genomic segment from Phycisphaerae bacterium containing:
- a CDS encoding LacI family transcriptional regulator, whose amino-acid sequence is MTDIARRAGVSQATVSRVLSGKGSAARISASTQRKVREIARDLNFQPSFVGRALIRGRTLSIGFMCGNLGNPYYHEMAEIAMAEAEARGYHLLIGVSPWQSHADDLSRFDALMSRGVDGMIFFGSALEAQTRQYRQLVRERFPLVCVNYKFEGLSCILSDFQPGMNEAVSHLKAAGHRRVGYVDVDNPEKLSALAKAGAAMGVRVEPMPFAYRGFTGLPAAAREFGRQVGRRLDRPTAMVVGSDYLAGPFLSGLDEEGVRTPRDVSLIGIDGTAFAAMLAPPLTSISQDPAGMMKLAVGMVIEMVDGEREPGEVVTLPTNLIVRQSVREQRESEVGDA